The following are encoded in a window of Pseudomonas sp. St316 genomic DNA:
- the gcl gene encoding glyoxylate carboligase, translating into MSKMRAIEAAVLVMRREGVDTAFGIPGAAINPLYSALQKVGGIDHVLARHVEGASHMAEGYTRTKAGNIGVCIGTSGPAGTDMVTGLYSASADSIPILCITGQAPRARLHKEDFQAVDITSIVKPVTKWATTVLEPGQVPYAFQKAFFEMRSGRPGPVLIDLPFDVQMAEIEFDIDAYQPLPLAKPAANRVQIEKALAMLNLAERPLLVAGGGIINADASELLVEFAELTGIPVIPTLMGWGTIPDDHPLMVGMVGLQTSHRYGNATLLKSDVVLGVGNRWANRHTGSVDVYTEGRTFIHVDIEPTQIGRVFTPDLGIVSDAASALTVFIEVAREWQAAGKLKNRDAWLQDCQQRKASLQRKTHFDNVPVKPQRVYEEMNQVFGKDTCYVSTIGLSQIAGAQFLHVYKPRHWINCGQAGPLGWTIPAALGVVKADPSRKVVALSGDYDFQFMIEELAVGAQFKLPYIHVVVNNSYLGLIRQAQRGFDMDYCVQLSFDNLNAPELNGYGVDHIAVAEGLGCKALRVFEPSGIQPALRQAQAMIEEFKVPVIVEIILERVTNISMGTEINAVNEFEDLALVGNDAPTAISLLD; encoded by the coding sequence ATGAGCAAAATGAGAGCAATCGAAGCCGCCGTTCTGGTAATGCGCCGTGAGGGCGTGGACACCGCCTTCGGTATCCCGGGTGCCGCGATCAACCCGCTGTACTCTGCCCTGCAGAAAGTGGGTGGCATCGATCACGTCCTTGCTCGCCACGTTGAAGGCGCCTCGCACATGGCCGAGGGCTACACCCGAACCAAGGCCGGCAATATTGGTGTGTGCATCGGCACCTCGGGCCCGGCCGGCACCGACATGGTGACCGGGCTCTACAGCGCTTCGGCCGATTCGATCCCGATCCTGTGCATCACCGGGCAAGCCCCCCGCGCCCGACTGCACAAGGAAGACTTCCAGGCTGTAGATATCACCAGCATCGTCAAACCGGTGACCAAGTGGGCAACCACCGTGCTGGAGCCAGGCCAGGTGCCGTATGCCTTCCAAAAGGCGTTCTTTGAGATGCGCTCCGGCCGTCCGGGCCCGGTGCTGATCGACCTGCCGTTCGACGTGCAGATGGCCGAGATCGAATTCGACATCGACGCCTACCAGCCATTGCCATTAGCCAAACCCGCGGCCAACCGCGTGCAGATCGAGAAAGCCCTGGCGATGCTCAATCTGGCCGAGCGCCCGTTGCTGGTGGCCGGCGGCGGCATCATCAACGCCGATGCCAGCGAACTGCTGGTGGAGTTCGCCGAGCTGACCGGCATTCCCGTCATCCCTACCTTGATGGGCTGGGGCACCATCCCCGACGATCATCCGCTGATGGTCGGCATGGTCGGCCTGCAAACCTCCCACCGTTACGGCAACGCAACCTTGCTCAAGTCGGATGTGGTGCTGGGCGTCGGCAACCGCTGGGCCAACCGTCACACCGGCTCGGTGGACGTCTACACCGAAGGCCGCACGTTCATTCACGTGGACATCGAGCCGACCCAGATCGGCCGCGTGTTCACACCGGACCTGGGCATCGTTTCCGACGCTGCCTCGGCCCTGACGGTGTTCATCGAAGTGGCCCGTGAATGGCAAGCCGCCGGCAAGCTGAAAAACCGCGACGCCTGGTTGCAAGACTGCCAGCAGCGCAAGGCCAGCCTGCAACGCAAGACCCACTTCGACAACGTGCCGGTCAAGCCGCAACGGGTGTACGAAGAGATGAACCAGGTGTTCGGCAAGGACACCTGCTACGTCAGCACCATCGGCCTGTCGCAGATTGCCGGCGCGCAGTTCCTCCACGTCTACAAGCCACGCCACTGGATCAACTGCGGCCAGGCCGGGCCGTTGGGCTGGACCATTCCGGCCGCGCTAGGGGTGGTCAAGGCCGATCCGAGCCGCAAGGTCGTGGCGCTGTCGGGCGACTATGACTTCCAGTTCATGATCGAAGAACTGGCGGTGGGTGCGCAGTTCAAGCTGCCCTACATCCACGTCGTGGTGAACAACTCCTACCTGGGCCTGATCCGCCAGGCCCAGCGCGGGTTCGACATGGACTACTGCGTGCAGCTGTCCTTCGACAATCTCAACGCACCGGAACTCAACGGCTATGGCGTGGACCACATTGCCGTGGCCGAAGGCTTGGGGTGCAAGGCGCTGCGGGTGTTCGAACCGTCCGGTATCCAACCGGCCCTGCGCCAGGCCCAGGCGATGATCGAGGAGTTCAAGGTGCCGGTGATCGTCGAGATCATCCTGGAACGGGTGACCAATATCTCAATGGGCACCGAAATCAACGCTGTTAATGAGTTTGAAGACTTGGCGCTCGTGGGCAACGATGCACCGACCGCCATTTCGTTGCTCGACTGA
- a CDS encoding 2-hydroxy-3-oxopropionate reductase: MAKIGFIGTGIMGHPMALNLQKAGHSLFLSQHHDAAPADLLAGGAVALANPKEVAQEAEFIIVMVPDTPQVDDVLFRADGVAAGVGAGKVVIDMSSISPTATKAFAAKINEKGAQYLDAPVSGGEVGAKAATLSIMVGGDSNAFERALPLFQAMGKNITLVGGNGDGQTAKVANQIIVALNIQAVAEALLFASKNGADPAKVREALMGGFASSKILEVHGERMIKGTFDPGFRISLHQKDLNLALQGARELNINLPNTANAQQVFSTCAAMGGSNWDHSALIKGLEHMANFSIRDK; encoded by the coding sequence ATGGCTAAAATCGGATTCATCGGCACCGGCATCATGGGCCACCCCATGGCATTGAACCTGCAAAAGGCCGGTCACAGCCTGTTCCTGTCGCAGCACCACGACGCGGCACCGGCCGATCTGCTGGCCGGTGGCGCAGTGGCGTTGGCCAACCCGAAGGAAGTGGCCCAGGAAGCCGAGTTCATCATCGTCATGGTCCCGGACACCCCGCAGGTCGACGACGTGCTGTTTCGCGCCGATGGCGTGGCGGCGGGCGTGGGCGCGGGCAAGGTGGTGATCGACATGAGCTCGATCTCCCCCACTGCCACCAAGGCGTTCGCGGCGAAGATCAATGAAAAAGGTGCGCAGTACCTCGATGCGCCAGTGTCCGGCGGTGAGGTCGGTGCCAAGGCCGCGACGCTGAGCATCATGGTCGGTGGCGACAGCAACGCCTTTGAGCGGGCCTTGCCGCTGTTCCAGGCCATGGGCAAGAACATCACCCTGGTGGGTGGCAACGGTGACGGCCAGACCGCCAAAGTGGCGAACCAGATCATCGTCGCCCTGAACATCCAGGCCGTGGCCGAGGCTTTGTTGTTCGCTTCGAAAAACGGTGCCGACCCGGCCAAGGTCCGTGAAGCGCTGATGGGCGGCTTCGCTTCGTCGAAGATCCTCGAAGTGCACGGCGAGCGCATGATCAAGGGCACCTTCGACCCAGGCTTCCGCATCAGCCTGCACCAGAAGGACCTGAACCTGGCCCTGCAAGGCGCCAGGGAACTGAACATCAACCTGCCCAACACCGCCAATGCCCAGCAAGTGTTCAGCACCTGCGCGGCCATGGGTGGCAGCAACTGGGATCACTCGGCGTTGATCAAGGGGTTGGAGCACATGGCGAATTTCTCGATCCGCGACAAATAA
- a CDS encoding glycerate kinase, with protein sequence MSVDPQQLLRELFATAIDAAHPHHVLERYLPDDRSGRVIVIGAGKAAAAMAQVVERCWQGEVSGLVVTRYGHGAPCQKIEVVEAAHPVPDAAGLAVAQRVLAMVSNLSENDRVIFLLSGGGSALLALPGEGITLADKQSINKALLKSGATIGEMNCVRKHLSAIKGGRLAKACWPATVYTYAISDVPGDLATVIASGPTVADPSTSADALAILKRYAIDVPASVRNWLHSPASETVKPGDPSLARSHFQLIARPQQSLEAAAVKARQAGFSPLILGDLEGESREVAKVHAGIARQIALHGQPLAAPCVILSGGETTVTVRGDGRGGRNAEFLLSLTDSLKGHPGIYALAGDTDGIDGSEDNAGAIMTPDSYRRAAELGLCASDELDNNNGYGYFAALDALIVTEPTRTNVNDFRAILILENPKHDA encoded by the coding sequence ATGTCGGTCGATCCGCAACAACTGCTGCGCGAGCTGTTTGCCACAGCCATCGACGCGGCCCATCCGCATCATGTCCTTGAACGCTACCTGCCCGACGATCGCAGTGGTCGGGTGATCGTCATCGGTGCCGGCAAGGCCGCGGCGGCCATGGCGCAGGTGGTCGAGCGCTGCTGGCAGGGTGAAGTCTCTGGCCTGGTGGTGACCCGCTACGGCCATGGCGCACCCTGTCAGAAAATCGAAGTGGTCGAAGCCGCCCACCCGGTGCCTGACGCCGCCGGCTTGGCCGTGGCCCAGCGGGTATTGGCCATGGTGAGCAACCTCAGCGAAAACGATCGCGTCATCTTCCTCTTGTCTGGCGGCGGTTCGGCCCTGCTTGCCTTGCCGGGCGAAGGCATCACCCTGGCCGACAAGCAGTCGATCAACAAAGCCTTGCTCAAGTCCGGCGCGACCATCGGCGAGATGAATTGCGTGCGCAAGCACCTTTCGGCGATCAAGGGCGGACGCTTGGCCAAGGCCTGCTGGCCGGCAACGGTGTACACCTACGCGATATCCGATGTACCCGGGGATCTCGCCACGGTCATCGCCTCCGGCCCCACCGTGGCCGACCCCAGCACCTCGGCCGACGCCCTGGCGATTCTCAAACGCTACGCGATCGACGTGCCGGCCTCGGTGCGCAACTGGTTGCACAGCCCGGCTTCAGAGACCGTCAAGCCCGGTGATCCGAGCCTGGCCCGCAGCCACTTCCAATTGATCGCCCGCCCCCAGCAGTCATTGGAAGCTGCGGCAGTAAAAGCGCGCCAGGCCGGTTTCAGCCCATTGATCCTCGGCGACCTGGAAGGCGAATCCCGGGAGGTGGCGAAAGTCCACGCCGGCATCGCCCGGCAAATCGCCCTGCACGGTCAGCCATTGGCGGCGCCGTGCGTGATTCTCTCCGGCGGCGAAACCACCGTCACCGTCCGGGGCGATGGCCGTGGCGGACGCAATGCGGAGTTCCTGCTGAGCCTGACCGACAGCCTCAAGGGGCATCCCGGCATCTACGCGTTGGCTGGCGACACCGACGGCATCGACGGTTCCGAAGACAACGCCGGCGCGATCATGACCCCGGACAGCTATCGCCGCGCCGCCGAACTGGGCCTGTGCGCCAGCGACGAGTTGGACAACAACAATGGCTACGGCTACTTCGCCGCCCTGGACGCGCTGATCGTCACCGAACCGACCCGCACCAACGTCAACGACTTTCGCGCCATCCTGATCCTCGAGAACCCCAAACATGACGCCTGA
- the hyi gene encoding hydroxypyruvate isomerase — MPRFAANLSMLFTEQDFLARFEAAAKAGFTGVEYLFPYDYNSAELKALLDANGLTQVLFNLPAGDWAKGERGIACLPDRVEEFRAGVDLAIAYAQVLGNTQVNCLSGIRPQNCSETLVEKTFVANLKYAAQKLQAKGIKLVMEAINTRDIPGFYLNNTAQALSIREQVGSTNLFLQYDIYHMQIMEGDLARTLSAHLGEINHVQLADNPGRNEPGTGEINYHFLFEHLDRIGYTGWVGCEYKPLTTTEAGLGWLKTLWERACSR; from the coding sequence ATGCCGCGTTTCGCCGCCAACCTGTCCATGCTGTTCACCGAGCAGGATTTCCTCGCCCGTTTCGAAGCCGCCGCCAAGGCCGGTTTCACAGGTGTCGAATACCTGTTCCCTTACGACTACAACTCCGCCGAACTCAAGGCCTTGCTCGACGCCAACGGCCTGACCCAGGTGCTGTTCAACCTGCCGGCCGGTGACTGGGCCAAGGGTGAGCGCGGTATTGCCTGCCTGCCGGATCGGGTCGAGGAATTCCGCGCCGGTGTCGACTTGGCCATAGCCTACGCCCAGGTGCTGGGCAACACCCAGGTCAACTGCCTGTCGGGAATTCGTCCACAGAACTGCTCTGAAACCCTGGTGGAAAAAACCTTCGTCGCCAACCTGAAATACGCCGCCCAGAAGCTGCAAGCCAAAGGCATCAAGCTGGTGATGGAAGCCATCAACACCCGCGACATTCCCGGCTTCTACCTGAACAACACCGCCCAGGCCCTGTCGATCCGCGAGCAGGTGGGCAGCACCAACCTGTTCCTGCAATACGACATCTACCACATGCAGATCATGGAAGGTGACCTGGCCCGGACCCTGTCGGCACACCTGGGCGAGATCAACCACGTGCAACTGGCGGACAACCCGGGCCGCAACGAGCCAGGTACGGGCGAGATCAACTACCACTTCCTGTTCGAACACCTGGACCGCATCGGCTACACGGGTTGGGTCGGCTGTGAATACAAGCCGCTGACCACCACCGAAGCGGGATTGGGCTGGCTGAAAACCTTGTGGGAGCGAGCTTGCTCGCGATAG